A single genomic interval of Lathyrus oleraceus cultivar Zhongwan6 chromosome 7, CAAS_Psat_ZW6_1.0, whole genome shotgun sequence harbors:
- the LOC127101832 gene encoding uncharacterized protein LOC127101832 — MDDSSNKGNSSLQDSSPSSSLLSQPFLPKTPISTYPSLEDHDSQQESDSNQQYLHISYNHGPRSFKDLPFLILFLIFVLSTFAFGIFSIFNRNHYSTLSSYTYDSNTTSCSVINPSLSSTSSTGFLSPSSPFVKDLTWTLVITFVISLPMCWSLLLLLKHYTKHLVYASIPFFIVIPIFLNVYLFVACTIKTSCSDAFPLVYRILVMGFVFLVIGVIVWILVVNWHRVELTVSIIGVASDALSWNMGLFGVLPCLTIGLFVYYVPIVVFLVFAKYNGKVVPKKLRSEYDCVWKEDSWVPAYFALAILTMLWSAAAMLEAQVYVISGTIARWYFSKDFETPTKSIRTSLRNAFGPSSGTVCLSGLLIFVVRAVRSVVDNARQEGTPGLVNIVLRCCVNALLTAVDFLNKFTINFAAITGEAYCSSARMTYELLRRNLLSAVFVETISSRLLVGIVFVLSAIYTIVACVILKAATNLGSDAYFVAAAAWLLLIVVLGFLVHVLDIVIDTIYVCYAIDRDRGEVCKQDVHEVYVHLPISRSMRQSNITRTLGV, encoded by the exons ATGGATGATTCCAGCAACAAAGGTAATTCATCTCTTCAGGACTCTTCACCTTCTTCATCTTTGTTATCACAACCTTTCTTACCCAAAACCCCAATCTCAACATACCCATCACTAGAAGACCATGATTCACAACAAGAATCAGACTCAAATCAACAATATCTTCACATCTCATACAATCACGGTCCTCGTTCTTTCAAAGACCTTCCTTTTCTTATTCTCTTCCTCATCTTTGTTCTCTCCACTTTCGCTTTCGGAATCTTCTCTATCTTCAATAGAAACCACTACTCAACCCTCTCTTCTTACACCTATGATTCCAATACCACCTCATGCAGTGTTATCAATCCTTCGCTCTCATCTACCTCTTCCACAGGGTTTCTCTCTCCATCTTCGCCTTTTGTGAAAGATTTAACATGGACTCTTGTTATCACTTTTGTTATAAGCCTACCTATGTGCTGGTCACTTCTTCTCTTACTCAAGCATTACACCAAACACCTTGTCTACGCTTCGATTCCTTTCTTTATTGTCATCCCGATTTTCCTCAATGTTTACTTGTTCGTTGCTTGCACTATCAAAACTTCTTGCAGTGATGCTTTTCCTCTGGTGTACAGAATTCTGGTGATGGGTTTTGTTTTTTTGGTGATTGGTGTGATTGTGTGGATCCTTGTTGTGAATTGGCACCGTGTGGAACTTACTGTGAGTATAATTGGGGTTGCCTCTGATGCACTTTCTTGGAACATGGGTTTGTTTGGGGTGCTTCCTTGTTTGACAATTGGGCTTTTTGTGTATTATGTGCCAATTGTGGTGTTTTTGGTGTTTGCTAAGTATAATGGTAAGGTTGTGCCTAAGAAATTGCGTAGTGAATATGATTGTGTTTGGAAGGAGGATTCTTGGGTGCCAGCTTATTTTGCATTGGCGATACTTACTATGTTGTGGTCAGCAGCAGCTATGCTTGAAGCTCAGGTTTATGTCATTAGTGGAACTATTGCTCGTTGGTATTTCTCCAAGGATTTTGAGACTCCTACAAAGAGCATTAGAACATCACTCAG AAATGCTTTTGGTCCTTCATCTGGAACAGTATGTTTGTCGGGATTGCTTATCTTTGTTGTTCGAGCGGTGCGTTCCGTGGTTGATAATGCAAGACAAGAGGGTACTCCTGGGCTAGTGAACATTGTGTTACGGTGCTGTGTAAATGCCTTACTGACAGCTGTTGATTTTCTTAATAAGTTTACCATCAACTTTGCTGCAATAACCGGTGAAGCTTACTGCTCATCAGCAAGGATGACATATGAACTTCTTAGACGTAACCTTCTCTCTGCTGTTTTTGTGGAGACCATATCATCCCGCCTCCTGGTTGGAATTGTTTTTGTCCTATCAGCAATATACACAATTGTG GCCTGTGTTATCTTAAAAGCAGCAACCAATCTCGGGTCTGATGCATATTTTGTGGCAGCGGCAGCATGGCTTCTACTGATAGTAGTCCTGGGTTTCCTCGTACATGTGCTCGACATTGTAATTGATACAATATATGTCTGCTACGCGATAGACAGGGACAGAGGAGAGGTTTGTAAACAAGACGTTCACGAGGTTTACGTTCACTTACCCATAAGTAGAAGTATGAGACAATCTAATATTACAAGAACTCTAGGTGTATAA